One window from the genome of Oryctolagus cuniculus chromosome 1, mOryCun1.1, whole genome shotgun sequence encodes:
- the LOC103349229 gene encoding sodium/potassium-transporting ATPase subunit gamma: MDRWYPGGSPKGEEDPFHYDYETVRQGGLIFAGLAFVIGLIILLSKRFRCGGHKKRRQLGEDEL; the protein is encoded by the exons atGGACAGGTGGTACCCGG GTGGAAGCCCCAAAGGGGAAGAGGACCCATTCCACTATG ACTACGAGACTGTCCGCCAGGGAGGCCTGATCTTCGCTGGCCTGGCCTTCGTCATAGGGCTCATCATCCTCCTCA GCAAAAGATTCCGCTGTGGGGGGCATAAGAAACGCAG GCAACTCGGTGAAGACGAGCTGTGA